The Erinaceus europaeus chromosome 16, mEriEur2.1, whole genome shotgun sequence genome includes a window with the following:
- the VRTN gene encoding vertnin, translated as MSSREQLVQHVLQELQEAVECEGLEGLVSAALEAKQVLSSFTLPICQVGGPGLQVLEVDSVALSLYPEDAPPNMLPLVCEGEGSLLFEAASMLLWGDAGLSLELRARTVVEMLLHRHYYLQGMIDSKVMLQAVRYSLCSEEAPEMSSLPSTTLEAIFDADVKASCFPSSFSNMWHLYALASVLQRNIYSIYPRRNLKIRPYFNRVIRPRRCDHTPATLHIMWAGRPLGSHLFRHQYFAPVVGLEEVEAEEAVDTPPGRTLELQNREAGLRCSRLCQRYSVTKSTFYRWRRQSPKHLQKVATRFSAKYFLQDSFHRGGLVPLQQFLQRFPDISRSTYYAWKHELLGNGACQALAPKEALATEQPDKVSQERGAREPGGPSPAVSNPGMLLMQRAKLYLEHCISLNTLVPYRCFKRRFPGISRSTYYNWRRKALRTNPNFKPATGSLETGTPQPASAAEEALPPWNGEAAEGAEEDTGGEAPTPPRALLPPRIPLCRWQRRLRRAARKQVQKGNLPFCRFRLRYPSLLPSTFWVWKSLARGWPRNRSKLKKQPLTLGQEGVQEPEEKQGKVAGNMTATTAPPEESLQVATSPGEKPGRPLGEPSGEGVLLGETSAQPPGEGWSPSGSLPNPPVVAVATAGTAGVRDSQVLMMDMLTSTKFKAQAKLFLQKRFQSKCFPSYKEFSALFPLTARSTYYMWKRALYDGLTLVDG; from the coding sequence ATGTCATCCCGGGAGCAGCTGGTGCAGCACGTGCTCCAGGAGCTGCAGGAAGCCGTGGAGTGTGAGGGCCTGGAGGGGCTGGTCAGCGCCGCCCTGGAGGCCAAGCAGGTCCTGTCTTCCTTCACCCTGCCCATCTGCCAGGTGGGGGGCCCCGGCCTCCAGGTCCTGGAGGTGGACTCGGTGGCCCTGAGCCTGTACCCAGAGGATGCCCCCCCGAACATGCTGCCGCTGGTGTGCGAGGGGGAGGGCAGCCTGCTGTTCGAGGCGGCCAGCATGCTGCTGTGGGGCGACGCGGGGCTGAGCCTGGAGCTGCGGGCGCGCACCGTGGTGGAGATGCTGCTGCACAGGCACTACTACCTGCAGGGCATGATCGACTCCAAGGTGATGCTGCAGGCCGTGCGCTACTCGCTGTGCTCGGAGGAGGCCCCCGAGATGAGCAGCCTGCCCTCGACCACGCTGGAGGCCATTTTCGACGCCGACGTCAAAGCCAGCTGCTTCCCCAGCAGCTTCTCCAACATGTGGCACCTGTACGCCCTCGCCTCCGTCCTGCAGCGCAACATCTACTCCATCTACCCGCGGCGCAACCTCAAGATCCGACCCTACTTCAACCGGGTCATCCGGCCCCGGCGCTGCGACCACACGCCGGCCACGCTGCACATCATGTGGGCCGGCCGGCCGCTGGGGAGCCACCTGTTCCGCCACCAGTACTTCGCGCCGGTGGTGGGGCTGGAGGAGGTGGAGGCTGAGGAGGCGGTGGACACCCCGCCCGGCCGGACGCTGGAGCTGCAGAACCGAGAGGCCGGCCTGCGCTGCTCCCGCCTCTGCCAGCGCTACAGTGTCACCAAGAGCACCTTCTACCGCTGGCGGCGCCAGTCCCCCAAGCACCTGCAGAAGGTGGCCACCCGCTTCTCCGCCAAGTATTTCCTGCAGGACAGCTTCCACCGGGGGGGCTTGGTGCCGCTGCAGCAGTTCCTGCAGAGGTTCCCGGACATCTCCCGCTCCACCTACTACGCCTGGAAGCACGAGCTGCTGGGCAACGGCGCCTGCCAGGCCCTGGCCCCCAAGGAGGCACTGGCCACCGAGCAGCCGGACAAGGTGTCACAGGAGCGGGGGGCCCGGGAGCCGGGGGGCCCCTCGCCGGCTGTGTCAAACCCCGGGATGCTTCTGATGCAGCGGGCCAAGCTGTACCTGGAGCACTGCATCTCCCTGAACACGCTGGTGCCCTACCGCTGCTTCAAACGGCGCTTCCCTGGCATCTCCCGCTCCACCTACTATAACTGGCGCCGCAAGGCCCTCCGAACGAACCCCAACTTCAAGCCAGCCACAGGCTCCTTAGAGACTGGGACCCCCCAACCGGCCTCTGCCGCAGAAGAGGCCTTGCCCCCTTGGAATGGGGAGGCAGCAGAGGGGGCAGAGGAAGACACTGGTGGGGAAGCACCCACTCCCCCCCGGGCCCTCCTGCCCCCCCGGATCCCCCTGTGTCGATGGCAGAGGCGTCTCCGCAGGGCTGCTCGAAAGCAGGTGCAAAAAGGTAACCTCCCCTTCTGTCGATTCCGCCTCCGGTACCCCAGCCTCTTACCCTCGACCTTTTGGGTCTGGAAGAGTCTTGCCCGAGGCTGGCCTAGAAACCGGTCCAAGCTCAAGAAGCAGCCTCTCACCCTGGGCCAAGAAGGGGTGCAGGAGCCAGAGGAGAAGCAGGGGAAAGTGGCCGGCAACATGACAGCCACCACAGCCCCACCCGAGgagtccctgcaggtggcgacttcCCCGGGAGAGAAACCAGGGAGGCCCCTGGGAGAGCCTTCTGGAGAGGGGGTCCTGCTAGGGGAGacctcagcccagcccccaggggaGGGCTGGTCCCCTAGTGGGTCTCTGCCCAACCCTCCTGTGGTGGCAGTGGCAACGGCAGGTACGGCAGGTGTCAGGGACAGCCAGGTGCTGATGATGGACATGCTCACCTCCACGAAGTTCAAGGCCCAGGCCAAGCTGTTCCTGCAGAAGCGTTTCCAGTCCAAGTGCTTCCCCTCCTATAAAGAGTTCAGTGCCCTCTTTCCCCTCACTGCCCGCTCCACCTACTACATGTGGAAACGAGCCCTCTATGACGGCCTCACCCTGGTGGATGGCTGA